From Plasmodium coatneyi strain Hackeri chromosome 7, complete sequence:
TCCTGCGAACGTGGACGCGGCGGTATGGCTACAATAGGGCGTGTGTGTGCAACCCTGCAtgacttttcttcttcttctccttgcTTGCAATTATTGTCTATTTTGTATGGTCATTGCATGTGATAATGATACCCCCCCTTCAGGTTCAAATAAAGAATAACTTAAACGAGTACAAAAAGAAGGTTCGGGCCCTGGCCAGGATGTGCTAACCGGGTGCAGCCTACTGTAATTGGCAGTTGTGTGGAGACATTATTGACAACCCAATCCTGTACTGTATATTGGTCCGCTTCCACGTAGTGGTCTCAATCAGTCACCGTGCTAATAGGATAACCCAAGTGTCAAACGTGAACGCATtggaaaagacaaaaaaaaagttttttttatttttttgcaaaatttatGATCGTGTGCCCACACGTTCATGtaaacctttttaaaaacatacaatgaattaaaaaaaaaaaaaaaaaaaaaaaaaatgattgaattatttaaaaaaaaattttctaaaaTCATCGTTGGTTAGTGGGGTGGGTTCTCCCTCTGCTTGATCggttcttttttccactgCTGCGTTTGGTTCGACTGGCTTGTTTAAGTtgattcttcttctttcctgaTGGTTGTAACTTTTGACGTTATTTATGTGGTGGTAGTTGCCTCTCCTATTGGTGTGATACTTTCCCCCTCGTGGGGGCTGTTCCTCGGTGTCATGCTGTCCAGCCTGGTGGTTGTTACCCTCTCCATCTCTATGTTTCGCCCTACTATCGTTACCCAGAAACTTAGACACCAAAATGCTCCTCCCATCCACAACAGAATCATTCAGTATCAACGCAGATGTGGCGTCATTactatttttaaatgttaTAAAAGCGTAACCTCTATTCCgtttaatattattttcgGACACCTTTTTGCTCAGATGAATTTTCTCTATTTCGCCAATCTGCtcgaataattttttcagtttATTCTTCCTCGTGTTGAAATGCAAATTCTTTACAACGATGGTGCagttattttcctctttttttttttcctcctggagtttcttgtttttttccttgttggctttaattttttctacatccgggatgatttttttcttgattATTGGGATACTATACTTTAGGGTGAAGTGCACGTTTTCGAGCGTGCCTTCCTTTATGGTCTCTACGCATTTCACTACGTCTTCGTTGTTGCTCAGTTGCAGGTAGCCGTGCCTGAGGGGGTAAACGGGGGTTCGTGTATATGTTGGAGGTGCCGCTATACAACCATGGCAGTCGGCAAAACGACAAATGGAGCAGCTTGCTTCCCTGCCGATGTTTCTTCACTTCTTACGTGGGGGGGCTCCCTCCGAGGAGACGGATCTCTTCCACGGTCACCCCGTGTCTTGCGAGGAAATCCGAGACGCCCTTCTTAATGACCACCTCATCCACGTCCGCCTGGCATTCAGAAAACTTAATAaaaaccttcccttcttcataTATAACTTTGGTAGAGTTGCAAATGGCTACATACAGATCGACCCCTTTTACACTGAATGTTTTGTACTTGTCGACGTTGCTATCCTTTagggtgttaaaaaaattggctgCATTTTCTTTCGTGTCAAATTCAACGTAGGCAAATTTTTTGGACTTCCCTGAGGAGTTCCCCACCACCCTCGTGTCTACAAACCCAGTTGCGTTACAAAAGAAATGAATTAGGTCCTCCTTGGTTATCTCATCGGTAATGTTTTTCACGTAAAGCTTGTTCTCTTCCAGCGTGGCCACTTCGCTTAGCAGTTTGCTCTTATCCTCCATGTGTTTAATTAGGTAGTGTTTCACATGTCCACCCTCCTCCTCGGCGTTATCATCACTATGCGTAGCAGCATCATCACTATGCACGCCGTTACTGTGACTGCCCTCTCCTTCATCCGCCGATATAACGTATTCTCTATCCGAAATGTCTAGCGAAGTTGCCACACCCGGTTCGTCATTCGTCTTTCCATCCTCCTTAgctattttcctcctcttgaTATGTAACTCCTTGTCTGACATGGTTTTCCCCTGT
This genomic window contains:
- a CDS encoding Rna-binding protein → MSDKELHIKRRKIAKEDGKTNDEPGVATSLDISDREYVISADEGEGSHSNGVHSDDAATHSDDNAEEEGGHVKHYLIKHMEDKSKLLSEVATLEENKLYVKNITDEITKEDLIHFFCNATGFVDTRVVGNSSGKSKKFAYVEFDTKENAANFFNTLKDSNVDKYKTFSVKGVDLYVAICNSTKVIYEEGKVFIKFSECQADVDEVVIKKGVSDFLARHGVTVEEIRLLGGSPPTHGYLQLSNNEDVVKCVETIKEGTLENVHFTLKYSIPIIKKKIIPDVEKIKANKEKNKKLQEEKKKEENNCTIVVKNLHFNTRKNKLKKLFEQIGEIEKIHLSKKVSENNIKRNRGYAFITFKNSNDATSALILNDSVVDGRSILVSKFLGNDSRAKHRDGEGNNHQAGQHDTEEQPPRGGKYHTNRRGNYHHINNVKSYNHQERRRINLNKPVEPNAAVEKRTDQAEGEPTPLTNDDFRKFFFK